agatagtcgaccactcacatacattagcaaggcattgtctcccccctatcaaaacatgttaatatatgataaggagatgctcgtcattatgcacgcaacaacgagatagagatcatacttgatcaggcgatgcttttaaatcaagatcgaccataaaagcctaaaatatctcttggagcagaagatatcttcccctgagcagcaaaaatgggtaacaaaggttcttggatatgattatgaaataacttacaaaaagaggaaagagaatgttgttgcagatgcgcttttacggctacctaagcaagctgaattttttgtcatttcactttcgactagtgacttccttgaggatattaagatggaatggcaagaagattcggagaccagtaagatcataaaaaaaatggaggaagcaccaagctctatggctcattacaattgggacacaaaagaattacactataagggatgcattgtgcttgtgacaaattatacttgcatcttcacgagcagattttggacaaagttattccggtattaaattgaaaaggagtatggcatatcacccacaaatcgacgaccagacgaaagttgtaaataggtgcttggagacaacccaaagccacccaccaaatatgactgcacaaggagaactccaaacccagccaagtgtcattattgatcgacggatcgtgactcgacgacgacaacccactactgaagtgctaatatagtgggtgaacctaccaatagaagatgtcactcgggagaactatgatgacttgaagatcaaatttccagaattcatgaatcgtcagcctcgaggactaggttgatttgaagagggcgggtctgctaggactctagctaggatagtcctaattgagaggggtattcatgtaaaacatacctaagccgacccctattaaaaaggtgaagaggtcgactagggttaggaggttgtttcttagagatgaattaggagttgtaaaggaataggagtcttgagtaggagtcctattaggagttggttagaagtaggagtcttgagtaggagtcctattagaagttggttaaaagtatgagtctttagtaggagtcctattaggagttagggtttagaagccttataaatagtcatgtattcctcctcttttgataagcaatagatgaattttttctacagcctttgagtagtaacttggagagaggaacccctatagagttataAGGAAGCTGATCCCCTAgaaagatcaaccccaaatttatAATCTATAAggatttaaagaaaaaaaggtGGTCAGATAATGCTGGGAGAAGAATGGCAAAGTTTATAATCTATAAGGATTTAAAGAACAAAGGTGGTCAGGTAATGCTGGGAGAAGAATGGCAGCACCTattcctcttcctctcctcttctctcggCTAGAATTCTTCTTTGGCCGGCTAGATGCAGAAGAGGTTTTGGTTTGTGATGATTGAAGACGCTGTGCATCCCTTGTTATGCTTCCCTCCGTCTTAGCTGCCAACTCCTCACCTAATCCGAGTCCAACTCAGATTACGTCTTGTTATAGCTCCGAGCTGGTTGAACCTGGCGTTGGAGCTTGCAAATGAGTTCGAGTTGGGTTCAGCCAGATTTGAGTTGAATCAAAGTAGGACTCAAACTTCGATCGATCTGAATTGTACTTTAACTCGAATTTGAGCTGAGTTGAACTTGAGTTAGGATGGATTGGAACCTTGAGCCTGAGCTTGATTAGGACGGATTAGGATCAATTTGGAGTTCCAACTCAAACTCAGCTTGATCGTCCCTAATAACCTAATATCCGCAAAGGTCATATTGTACATACTTAAAGGTGTTAATATAGTTTTTCTTGCTTGGGAAACAAATCTCAAGCTGTATTTTCTAACACGAAAAAAAATCTACACAAATtgccaaaaggaaaaaaaaaaggcaagtaTTGATCATCaacctttttttccttttcaaatcTCGGAACCAATTTACTTTCTTCTTTACATGGTGCTCTTGGAATGTTAGTTTTTATCTTTATATGGAATGTTTAagtttttatcttcataattaatCCCACATTTGAAGATAAAAACTTAAACATTCCATATGAAGATAAAAACTAACATTCCAAGAGCACCATATAAAGAAGAAGGTAAATTGGTTCCGAGATAACTATGATGTCGAGGGGCTATAATAAACCATTAAGAAATGCCTATTATCAgttgatatatattatttattactaCAATGAGAAAACAGGGCTTTTAAGCGGAAACTAGGTCCAAACatcatataataaatacaaaggCCTTTTGAGCACAATTTTTATAGTGGACAAAGGAACGCAAAACCCAAAAGGCTAAACAGGAACATGGATGCAAATGTTGAAAAATAAGGTCCAAAGGATAACGTGCATTAGTGGATAGGAACTTTGGATGATCAACCTAATTGTTCTGCCTAAGTTTTTGCCATTTGTCCAAAGGCCGAAAAGAACTGCCTCCTCATGGTACCATAGTACGTACTAGCTGGCATACCAGTACACCAGCACAGACCAGAACCATACCGGTCTGGCGATAGACAGATACAGATCCAGTTATCCGAAATGTCAATCCTCATTCAAAGCATTGCAATAGTTCAATCCTTGGCCTACGATGGCTTAAGGGTTGCATCATATCAGCATTTCCCCTTGACAGCATCAAGCACAAAATAAAAGGGCCAGTTAAATTGATCTTCCCATCACTGCAACCAAAAATTAATATCATAGGTCgcaaagaagagagaagaaaataTGTAGATGCAGTAAAAAGTGGGATGAAAAGATATGGGACAGTAGGTACCAACAAAGACATGATCAAAGAATGACAGAAGTGGATAAAGTTCAATTTCCTTTACTATTAACAGAAGCAACATTGTAACACAACCAATCAATCACCTTTTCAACATAAATTCTTACTTGATCTCCTAAACCTTATTCACATCACAACCAGCATACTACGCACCAGTTGGAATCTTATTCATCCTGAACATGAGATCCAAGACTCTGACAAACCTTCATTTACTAAGCTCTTAATAGCCTTCAAAGCCCATAAAGAAATATCACAGAAAAAAATTCCATCACATAGAAAAGGAGAAAAACCTATTAGCACAGATTCAAATAGACCAAACTGATCCAACATTAACCATAACTAGACATAGGCTGCTTCAATTGACAGACTGGGTTATCTTTTCATCAACAAGGTGTATGATCTAAGACATGCTTCTAATCATCCATAACACTTtcattaaaaaagataaaataaaatcacATTTGAATAATAACTTAACTTGGCTAGACACTATTAGAATTATGTTGGAAGAGCTGCCAATCTCATATACCTACAAAGCTCATAATGACTTTTGCTGTATGCTGGCTTGCCAAGTCTTTGCAACAGGAAGATTGCAACAAAAAATTTTCTCCATCCCTCTTCACATTATAAAGGTCGTTAATGTGCAAAAGACTCCCAACAATGTGGTGTTTGGGGTGACTCAATATATGCAACCTTACCTCCACAAGaacaactttttttctttttttcctcttttttgctCACACCCTGAGCAACCATACCATGGTTCCTAGCCCCCAAGGATCTGCTCCCCACCCATCTCGTTTATACATCTCTTGCCAATATTACTAGTTACTGTTTTTGCTTGTGAAATTCATGAATGCTGAGCAAACAAAGGTCATATAGTCTATAGAAAATATAATCATTTAGGCATTAAATAAGAAACTTAATGGATGGAACTTTAAAGCCTAATGAACCTTCTCAATTATATTGCATGCCATAAGAGGGTAAAAACATCTGATGGATTACATGAACAATAAGACATCGATCACTAAGAAAAGAATCTCCGCATTAATAATTATTCAATTACTCTAATTTAATAACAAAAATTAGTCAAGAAcacaaattaaataaatatttatggctTTTGGCAACAAGATTCATTACACAGGTGAAATCACAAAAAGGAATTAATACCTAGACAAAATATTATAGTAACAATTGAAAATTTCAAAGAGAGTATTGATAGGAACATAGTTTTCAAAATCAAAATTCATATACATTGACTACCAACAGAGAGTTTAGCGGAGAAAGCTACACAAAAAACTTACCAACTCATTCTGCACAAATAACTAAGAAAGGTGAAGCAAATCATGCTTTTATACATCAAAATACTGCAGACAAAGAAGAACAACAATGTTTTAATCACTAACAACTACAAATATGCACATACATCCAAGAATAAAAAGATTGACAACAATTcatttagtcaaacaaaatagctAGACCATCCAAAACTGCTTAAAAGCAGCAAACAAAGAGATAAATTTGGCATCATCCTCAAAGAGCAACATGAATCAAAATAGACTAAGATCAAAGCAACCAACTACTAATTTAATAATATGTTTGAACTTCAAACAGCATCCAAACGAGCACCTAATGTACCTTTAGCAACCTGAAATAACTGAACACTAACCTACTTCTCACTTGATATGCTAGTCTTTGACCCATTTCACAATCAGTAACATTCTAAAACAAAAGATCAAGAAGCAATTGAGCAAAATGACAGCATTACAAGTGCCGGACATCAAAAAGCCTATGTTGTATGTGGAGTAATCAATGAATTACCTCATTGTACTTCCCTACGCTGTAGGCAGCACACGTTCTTGAAGAAGCAATTCACTTTGATCTCCCTATAGCATCAAGAATAAGCTTCACTGTCTCCTTGTTCAGATCAATCCTTCGCAAGTGCTGCCTCAtctgagttgtttttaattttttaagcttttCTTCCATCGATTTTGCCTTAGCAACATCTACCATCTCTAGGGCCCTCTTGATGGCTATCCCACACAAATACTCATCTGCCATTTTGGTTACTGTCTCCCACAAGTATGGAAACTGAATCTTAACCCTTACAATATCCCCACTCTCACAAACAATAGCATCATGGCACTTTGACACAACAAGAGAGGTCAACTGCTGCTCATTTGATTTCCGAATGTTCATCATCTCACTCTCGCTTTCTTCATTGTCCTCACTGTCAGCACTATTAGCATCAAGATGCTCTGAGGTTATCCTATTAACTCCCCAAACTTTCTTAGAGAGCTTATACCCATCCTGCTCATGGGGTTTGGTGAAGGTTGGGTCTGCACCATTTTTGGCACGGGCATTATTTGTCTCAAACTTCTTCTTAAGCCTTCTCACTTTATCAGCGAGCTGCGTGTTACTGAAATCCGTTTGGAAGGAACCTTTGATAAAATTCCGAATGTCTTCCATGTCATGGGCAGAAGCAGCAACAGTGCCCTTCTTACTTCGGTACTCCACCAGGCCCTTAAGTAAAGCTATTTCATTGTCTAAGCTCCACAGTCTTTGAAACAATTGGCGCTTCTGTCCACCATGATTATCCAGCTCAGAGCGCTCCACCACGTCATGCTTCCTTTTCAGAGATTCTCGGTCCTGCAAAGGAGCAGGGGAATTGGCTTGCTTGCTCGGCTTGTTAGGGGTGTCCATAGGCTTGGTGTTTATGGGCTTGATCGACGGATCCACGGCACGAGATGGGCGGGAGGCAGGGGTAACAGGTGCATCGTCAGAGGAATCAGATTCAGAGTCAGAATCACCAGAGGAACCAGAATCCGACGGCTCAGGCGTTGGTTTAGGCAGTGGTTGGAACTGTGgctttggtggtggtggtggtggcggcggcggcggcagcggcttaTTCATTGTATTCGCCTCATCAGAGTCGGATCCTTCATCGCTGGAaccttcgtcgtcgtcgtcttcttcctcttcacttCCGTTGTCTCCCTGGTGCTTGTTTCTTTGGCCGTCTTCCTCGTTACTACTGTCGTCGTCATCTTCTTCACCGTCGTGGCTGGAGGTGGCAGCGGAAGGGTGCTTGGAGGGCTTCATGGGCTTGGGTACCTGAGGAACAGACGAGAGGCGCACATCCTCTTCTTGCTCTCCTTTTTCGTCGGATGAAGAGGAAGCGTACGAGAAGTCGGATGCAGAAGACTCGGCTTCAGCAGCAGCGCGTTTCGAGGACATGTCGGCCAGGAGGGACTTCCGCTAGGGTTTGGCAAAAGGAAAGGGAAACCCAGGGTCTTGGGTGTGATTTAGGGAATATGAGAGCTTTATATACAGGGCGCAGTTAGAAACacgatttttcatattttgacgattttattatttttataaaattatataaatattttgacgattttttttaattcatattttaaatttttctaaagatACCTCATTTTTATAGTGAtcgtaatttttttataaaagggtaagaatgattttaataaaaagaatatatataatacAAGTAGCACACACACGATTCACTACGACAAAACATGGCGACTAAAAATCACAAACAAAAGCAAGCCCATAAGTCGAAGCTACCATACTTAAGGCGCGATCAATAAGCATACACAAGTAAATCAATCGTCTCCCATGTGACACTATGCTGTTCTCCTAAGGCAAAATGTGTTTCCACGTTAAGTTAGAAGGTTGGCAAATACAAATTATCTATCTTTAATCACCTCCTTCTCATAATCATCACCCACATAAGAGCATCAAAGCTATTAGAGGTTTGATAGGGATGAATCTTGATACCCTTTAGCTTCCTAAGCAACACTTAAATGAAGATCTGGAGCCACCTACTCCCTACGATCGTTGATAGGAGGTCACATCACCTACCCCGATTTCCTGAAGTGGGCTCACAGGAATCACTCCTCATTGATCCCATAATCTAGAAAATAAACTTGACTTCGCATTAATGGTCGACGGCATGGCCCGGCTTTACCAATCTTCCTTCTCGGACGAAAGATAAGGAGACCACACCCTACCTAACCTAAAGAAGCAAGGAAGCCCAATTGGAGATGTCATCCTAACAATCCACAAATGCTGCCCATGGGAGCATACATCGGCAAGCTGCTCGTATTAAATATTTCTGTCATGTCAGGTAAGAGGAGCCTTGACGGATGTTTGTTCGCTCCACCCAATACCCAGGTATAAAAGACATGCCTCGGGCCAAGATAGGACAAGTAGGTGAAAGAGACTCTTTACTCTCTTAATTCACTATTGATATTGttatctttctccccctttgttttcTTAACTTAAGCATCAGAGGGGTCGAGTCGAGATACCCCTAGTGCAGGCCTGTCATACAGGGCCATCGACATGGTACGAAGGCATAGCTAGAAGGCTACACAACAGAGGAGATCGCCTAGCTCCTAAACCAAGCTTCGCCACTCGAAGATTGGACCATGCTCCTAGTGAACCACCTCTTCCTACAACTTTCTTCATCTTGCCCGTAATGCTTGCTCTCCACGTCAGCAAAGAGGAGTCACCAAAAGGGACCTGCACTTTCAGTAGAGAATCAATCGGGCCGACTTACCAATTGACGGTTTTTGTGTGTTAACATTTTGGCACTAAAAAGAGGGCTGAATATCGTAGGAACATCCTTCTACTTCTCCTCCTAATAAGCACTCCGGTGAGGAGGCGCTACCTACGACCCCTAGCCCCTTCAAGCAAAAAGGGCATGTGCCTcccttttgctagtcataggtgccttgcaagccaatcacatgagtgatgacacgtgtggcaTGATATGtactcttttttgcttattatattatttagtattttatcattttatattgattattgcttgaatatattgtgatgttcatggatctgtacaATAGGAATTAAATCGTGATgatattacgataatgagactgatttgcccttaaacacagaccctaaatgagATCTATAACCTCTAGTCCCTTCGAGTAGAGAGGGCACGCACCTCCCTTCTTCTAGTCATAGAtgctctacaagccaatcacatgagtgatggcatgtgtagcATGAAAcgcattctttttacttattatattatttaatattttatcactttatattgcttattgtatgaatatattatgatgttcatggatctgtataatgggaattggatcttgataagatcacaataatgaaatcgattcacctttaaacacaaccctaaataatcctaatcataGGATACtttagagggacatcaagataaccagacaaattggtatactgtatacccgttcatatgatagaggtggggtctcatagttgcttctggagggacactagagatacagtgcatgtgctcattggaaaatgaattcattgattgatccactcatggaatgctggatggttgatgatgccttattgtcagacaatgtttctatagtcctagtggtgtatttgatccttagacttaagatgccaaggatgtcttgtacgaGTACTACACTCTTTGATATCCGACTTATAGGCCTGGAAATTTCAAATCTAGCATAGCtaatcatcgagagtggtagctaaccttacaagggctattgagtattgatagaggatcatccgttctcaatgttatgagaggaatatctcatgtgttattgcttagataaatctttatctagggtcattcgaattgagagagaaagagttctccaagagaatctgattagagcgaggctcgaatagaaaccgtataggtctaatagcaccatgcctagtatatgatCTTTGAGGTACTAGATGGAAAAGGGACTATAGAGActtggtaactgaggataaataggtccaatagattagattttGTTATATCGTcaagggactacggcatagtggcctagtacgtccatagtcgatgagtctaataaattattatgaagataataattcactgagcccaaagaagttctgataggtatgactcacggtcaactcaatattggacctagagagttacacacatatgataggtgttgcgatgagtatagGTTTGGATATAAAAGATTCGtttgagcccttatcttattggatatccaataagcccctgaattattagatcctatagatgagatccaataagtgccaatgagagattattgggtacagATCCACCAATCGAAGTAgcatggatagttggatggagatccggtacccaatatagtaggatccattaaggtaaaTTGATAAGaggtctctataaatagaagggaaccaaaggGTCTTGAGCTAGGTTCTTTTTAGCTGTctccttctattctcctctcttcctctcatCCTCAAActatagcccctatttggggcatatggatagcaagaaggggcaaccccttcttgattgaatgatgcgcatgaggaagagttttggacagcaatttgaggagcatcttcgcagcc
This genomic stretch from Musa acuminata AAA Group cultivar baxijiao chromosome BXJ3-9, Cavendish_Baxijiao_AAA, whole genome shotgun sequence harbors:
- the LOC103974117 gene encoding STOREKEEPER protein, encoding MSSKRAAAEAESSASDFSYASSSSDEKGEQEEDVRLSSVPQVPKPMKPSKHPSAATSSHDGEEDDDDSSNEEDGQRNKHQGDNGSEEEEDDDDEGSSDEGSDSDEANTMNKPLPPPPPPPPPPKPQFQPLPKPTPEPSDSGSSGDSDSESDSSDDAPVTPASRPSRAVDPSIKPINTKPMDTPNKPSKQANSPAPLQDRESLKRKHDVVERSELDNHGGQKRQLFQRLWSLDNEIALLKGLVEYRSKKGTVAASAHDMEDIRNFIKGSFQTDFSNTQLADKVRRLKKKFETNNARAKNGADPTFTKPHEQDGYKLSKKVWGVNRITSEHLDANSADSEDNEESESEMMNIRKSNEQQLTSLVVSKCHDAIVCESGDIVRVKIQFPYLWETVTKMADEYLCGIAIKRALEMVDVAKAKSMEEKLKKLKTTQMRQHLRRIDLNKETVKLILDAIGRSK